In Mongoliitalea daihaiensis, one DNA window encodes the following:
- a CDS encoding OmpA family protein, translating to MIKIIFSYVFKRARGIFPLAFLFSGLVMGQEFQSLKVLNSPYDEKQPVLAPDGTLYFSVGFHPENVGGFKDYGDIWMSSPAANGEWSSPVRVHDLSTEGNDVIIGFPDILTVFVYHSEGTYGRGIHQYTKFGSSWNYLRRLSIENFKPEGSYFSGRLDATNTLMLLSFQQQGGYGNEDLYIIRQIREGVWSNPQNLGEEINSFAQEQGPYLSDNQEYMFFSSNKSGNGRGKDIYVTQRLDSTWSEWATPKPLKLASTQGSDLYYLPLQLEEKKAIFSTTQNSEGFGDFVLVTLEMEDEIFAENMGRIKNTSNSNVAVAIDVSEKDSVSNRVVQEEGADLPKTDDFNEKSTGKFIQVLDLNELTPLTYQLTLIGKRGEKVTLAKVSEIDSMLSNSVWESILIQSASYIPKEVAAESWNELDDYTFYLSKAAPGNSLVLNNIQFNVGTADFADSRSIQVLDNLLEFLNENPTIKIRFEGHTDNYGDPMLNKELSLKRASKIRAYLTLHGVEFERVRISGWGGTRPRADNSTEEGRQLNRRVEMLIEK from the coding sequence ATGATAAAAATTATCTTTTCTTACGTATTCAAGAGAGCAAGAGGTATTTTTCCTCTTGCTTTCCTATTTTCTGGACTTGTCATGGGACAAGAATTCCAGTCATTGAAAGTGCTCAATTCGCCCTACGATGAAAAACAGCCAGTCTTAGCACCTGATGGCACACTTTATTTTTCGGTAGGCTTCCATCCCGAAAATGTAGGGGGATTCAAAGATTATGGGGATATCTGGATGTCTTCGCCTGCTGCTAATGGGGAGTGGTCCAGCCCTGTTCGAGTACATGACCTGAGTACGGAAGGAAATGATGTAATTATAGGGTTTCCAGATATCTTGACCGTATTTGTCTATCATAGTGAAGGTACTTACGGAAGAGGAATTCATCAATATACAAAATTTGGCAGCTCTTGGAATTATCTTCGACGCTTATCTATTGAAAATTTTAAACCAGAAGGTTCCTATTTCAGTGGTAGACTAGATGCTACCAATACTTTGATGCTTCTTTCCTTCCAACAACAAGGCGGTTATGGAAACGAAGATCTTTATATCATTCGACAGATCAGGGAAGGCGTTTGGTCAAATCCCCAAAATTTGGGTGAGGAAATTAATAGCTTTGCACAAGAACAAGGACCTTACCTTTCCGATAATCAGGAATATATGTTTTTTTCTTCCAATAAGTCTGGTAATGGAAGAGGAAAGGATATTTATGTAACACAACGATTGGACAGTACTTGGTCCGAGTGGGCCACCCCTAAACCCTTAAAATTGGCATCTACCCAAGGTTCGGATTTATACTACCTACCACTCCAACTAGAAGAAAAGAAAGCAATTTTTTCAACTACTCAAAACTCTGAAGGTTTCGGTGACTTTGTGTTGGTTACCTTGGAAATGGAAGATGAAATTTTTGCAGAAAATATGGGAAGAATAAAAAATACATCTAATTCTAATGTAGCCGTAGCAATAGATGTTTCTGAAAAAGATTCTGTAAGCAATCGGGTGGTTCAGGAAGAGGGAGCAGATCTTCCAAAAACTGATGATTTTAATGAAAAATCTACGGGAAAATTCATTCAAGTGCTAGACTTAAATGAGCTTACACCATTAACCTATCAGCTTACGTTGATTGGTAAAAGAGGAGAAAAAGTAACACTGGCAAAGGTTTCAGAAATAGACTCCATGCTTAGCAATTCCGTGTGGGAAAGTATATTGATTCAGTCAGCTTCTTATATCCCTAAAGAAGTTGCAGCAGAAAGTTGGAATGAATTGGATGATTATACGTTTTATTTGAGCAAAGCTGCACCGGGTAATTCTTTGGTATTGAATAATATTCAATTCAATGTAGGCACCGCTGATTTTGCTGACAGTAGATCCATACAAGTTTTGGATAATTTATTGGAATTTTTGAATGAAAATCCAACCATAAAAATCCGTTTTGAAGGACATACCGACAATTATGGAGATCCTATGCTGAATAAAGAGTTGTCTCTAAAACGCGCATCAAAAATTCGTGCCTATCTGACCTTACATGGAGTTGAGTTTGAAAGAGTCCGTATATCAGGATGGGGTGGAACCAGGCCTAGAGCTGATAATTCTACTGAGGAAGGCAGGCAATTGAATAGGAGAGTAGAGATGCTTATCGAGAAATAG